The Candidatus Dormiibacterota bacterium genomic interval AAGCCGCGCTCTTCCAAACGGCGCAGCAGAGGGTAGATCTTGTTCGTATTAACCGCGACGAGGTCGCCGCAGATCGCATCGATCCGCTGCATGAGCCCGTACCCGTGATCGGGTTGCTCCTGGATCAGATGCAGAATCAAGACGGGGAAAATCGTTTTGCTTTTGATCGGCCCGCGCAGGACCTCGTCGACGCGGCGAGATGGGGCGGTCACGCGCTCGCGTGCTTCAGATCGGCCTGATAGGCCCGATCGATCGCCGTTCGATAGCGCTCTTCCACGACGCGACGCT includes:
- a CDS encoding PadR family transcriptional regulator, with product MTAPSRRVDEVLRGPIKSKTIFPVLILHLIQEQPDHGYGLMQRIDAICGDLVAVNTNKIYPLLRRLEERGFVTATWDHPTKRSRRVYSITAQGEDRLRRIKGAMLPYLESIERAVGRLKIELYQPIGAEHAVSGRRSSA